In Trichocoleus desertorum ATA4-8-CV12, a single window of DNA contains:
- the queA gene encoding tRNA preQ1(34) S-adenosylmethionine ribosyltransferase-isomerase QueA, with protein sequence MNFTTKPHDFSSSSQPITSAIAPESTSDQLLSAYDYELPEERIAQNPVEPRDQARLLVLNSSTQHSHRIFRDLPDLLQPGDLLVLNNTRVIPARLYGRKPGGAAIEVLLLEPQPQPNCWLALVKPGRRLKPGAEIEFSPDPTAPPRLKATVLATDAPTGGRILQFEVPDGETLQTRLSELGQVPLPPYITQSHAEPERYQTVYAAQPGAVAAPTAGLHFTPELLARLQAQGIDQAFVTLHVGVGTFRPVEAEDITQHAMHSEWVEVPADTVAKIQQTKAQGGRVIAVGTTVVRTLEGVAQQAEQNGNQPGELQPYQGKVNLFIYPGYRWRVVEGLITNFHLPCSSLLMLVSALVGRPRLMALYQEAIAEQYRFYSFGDAMLVLPEARIQL encoded by the coding sequence ATGAACTTCACGACCAAACCTCACGATTTCAGTTCTTCATCTCAGCCCATCACCTCGGCGATCGCTCCTGAGTCTACCTCCGACCAATTACTGAGTGCTTACGACTACGAGCTACCCGAAGAGAGAATTGCCCAGAACCCAGTAGAACCGAGAGATCAAGCTCGTTTGCTCGTCCTCAATTCCTCGACTCAGCATAGCCACCGCATCTTTCGGGACTTGCCAGATCTCCTGCAACCGGGGGATTTACTAGTGCTCAATAATACCCGTGTGATTCCAGCCAGATTGTACGGTCGTAAGCCAGGGGGCGCTGCAATCGAAGTCTTGCTCCTAGAACCCCAACCCCAACCTAACTGCTGGCTGGCCTTAGTCAAACCCGGTCGGCGGCTGAAACCAGGAGCAGAAATTGAGTTTAGCCCAGACCCAACTGCGCCACCTCGCTTGAAAGCCACGGTGTTAGCCACAGATGCCCCGACGGGGGGGAGAATCTTGCAGTTTGAGGTGCCCGATGGAGAGACTTTGCAGACACGGCTTTCCGAACTCGGTCAAGTGCCTCTACCGCCCTACATTACCCAATCTCATGCAGAGCCAGAACGCTACCAAACCGTTTATGCAGCTCAGCCTGGGGCGGTAGCAGCCCCAACCGCAGGATTGCACTTTACCCCTGAGCTATTGGCACGGCTACAAGCTCAAGGCATTGACCAAGCTTTTGTCACCTTACATGTCGGAGTTGGTACATTTCGGCCCGTAGAAGCGGAGGATATTACCCAACACGCCATGCATAGCGAGTGGGTGGAAGTTCCAGCCGATACGGTTGCTAAGATTCAGCAGACCAAAGCCCAAGGAGGGCGCGTGATTGCTGTGGGTACAACGGTCGTTCGCACCTTGGAAGGAGTGGCACAGCAAGCTGAGCAGAATGGCAACCAGCCTGGGGAATTGCAGCCTTACCAAGGCAAAGTGAATTTGTTTATTTATCCTGGCTATCGCTGGCGCGTGGTAGAAGGATTAATTACCAACTTCCATTTACCCTGCTCTAGTTTGCTGATGTTAGTGAGTGCGTTGGTGGGGCGTCCACGCTTGATGGCGTTGTACCAGGAAGCGATCGCGGAACAGTATCGTTTCTACTCGTTTGGAGATGCGATGCTGGTATTGCCAGAGGCCAGAATTCAATTGTAG
- a CDS encoding rhodanese-like domain-containing protein: MDMDMGMGRSLVFKLLRRWIAWQYPQVRWVTTVELAKWRKNPARTQPLLLDARTAAEYEVSHLKTAQRIDPATPDLTALSQINQNKPVVVYCSIGYRSAKVAAQLQQVGFTQVYDLEGSIFQWANEARPLFQAEQPTTKVHPYNAQWGLLLKPEYRAECQGSSSPDSSPTSPN; encoded by the coding sequence ATGGATATGGATATGGGTATGGGGCGATCGCTCGTCTTCAAGTTACTTAGACGCTGGATTGCTTGGCAATACCCCCAAGTCCGTTGGGTCACGACTGTAGAATTGGCTAAATGGCGCAAAAATCCTGCTCGAACCCAACCGCTTTTATTAGATGCCCGAACTGCGGCTGAGTATGAGGTCAGCCACTTGAAAACGGCTCAACGGATCGATCCAGCTACCCCTGATTTGACGGCTCTGAGCCAGATTAATCAGAATAAGCCCGTAGTCGTCTACTGCTCAATTGGGTATCGCAGCGCTAAAGTCGCGGCCCAATTACAACAGGTCGGATTCACGCAGGTTTATGACCTAGAGGGCAGCATTTTTCAGTGGGCCAATGAAGCACGGCCTCTCTTTCAAGCCGAGCAACCTACAACCAAAGTGCATCCCTACAACGCGCAGTGGGGCTTATTGCTCAAACCTGAGTATCGAGCAGAATGCCAAGGAAGCTCATCCCCAGACTCATCGCCAACATCTCCAAATTGA
- a CDS encoding glucosidase: MTENTTAEAQRLEATRQRQAHWRRWGPYLSDRQWGTVREDYSASGAAWDYFTHDQARSRAYRWGEDGIAGISDNHQRLCFAIALWNGKDAILKERLFGLTGKEGNHGEDVKEYYFYLDNTPTHSYMKCLYKYPHQAFPYEQLVAENACRGRDQLEFELLETGIFDEEHYFDVLIEYAKAAPEDILIRITITNRGPEAQSLHLLPTLWFRNTWSWNTGSWNTGSWNTGSWSQEQACPSIPNSDKPLLSKAETESNYSVIAASHPSLGEYWLYCDSPTELLFTENETNAERIFGTPNVSAYLKDGINNYVVQGEQTAVNPELVGTKAAAHYILQLPAGETQTIQLRLNQVAPEFVSTPPLGAEFEQVFGDRQQEADEFYQHVCCFTRSPDLQNIQRQAFAGLLWSKQFYYYVVDEWLKNAPAEPSASPERLKGRNSEWIHLFNDDILSMPDKWEYPWFAAWDLAFHVIPIAMIDPELAKYQLDRLTREWYMHPNGQLPAYEWALGDVNPPVHAWAAWRIYKIEQKLYGRADPRFLERVFQKLLLNFTWWVNRKDAAGNNVFQGGFLGLDNIGVFDRSSELPTGGRIDQSDGTSWMGMYSLHMLAIALELSKSNPIYEDIASKFFEHFLYIADAMNRLGKEGASLWDEADGFYYDVLHFPDGHQVRLKVRSIVGLIPLFAVEPIEAEIFEQFPDFWKRTEWFIRNRPDLTQNIACMKRQGVGDRRLLAIVYRDKLRRILEKMLDENEFLSPYGIRALSRYHAEHPYIFEAHGQQHRVDYEPAESTSALFGGNSNWRGPIWFPINFLLIESLQKFHHYLGDDFKVECPTGSGQWMNLWEVASEISQRLMRIFAKDASGRRPVYGDTEKFQTHPHWQDLILFYEYFHGDNGAGIGASHQTGWTALIAKLIQQVEEYEG; this comes from the coding sequence ATGACCGAAAACACCACCGCCGAAGCTCAACGGCTAGAAGCAACTCGTCAAAGACAAGCACATTGGCGCAGATGGGGGCCGTATCTCAGCGATCGCCAGTGGGGAACTGTCCGGGAAGACTACAGCGCTAGCGGGGCAGCCTGGGATTACTTTACCCATGACCAAGCGCGATCGCGGGCTTACCGCTGGGGAGAAGATGGCATTGCAGGCATTTCGGACAATCATCAACGGCTCTGTTTTGCGATCGCTCTCTGGAATGGCAAGGATGCAATCCTCAAAGAACGGTTGTTTGGCCTGACTGGGAAAGAAGGCAATCACGGCGAGGACGTGAAAGAATACTATTTCTACCTCGACAACACGCCGACGCACTCTTACATGAAGTGTCTGTATAAATATCCGCACCAGGCATTTCCTTACGAACAATTAGTGGCAGAGAACGCTTGTCGGGGTCGCGATCAACTAGAGTTCGAGTTGTTGGAGACAGGCATCTTTGACGAAGAGCACTATTTTGATGTCTTGATTGAATATGCCAAAGCGGCTCCAGAAGACATCCTAATTCGCATCACTATCACTAATCGTGGGCCAGAAGCTCAAAGCTTACATTTACTCCCGACTTTGTGGTTTCGCAACACTTGGTCTTGGAATACGGGGTCTTGGAATACGGGGTCTTGGAATACGGGGTCTTGGAGCCAAGAGCAAGCTTGTCCTTCTATTCCCAATTCAGACAAACCCTTACTATCTAAAGCGGAGACTGAGAGCAACTACAGCGTCATTGCGGCTTCCCATCCTAGCTTGGGTGAGTACTGGTTATATTGCGACTCACCGACAGAGCTGTTGTTTACTGAAAATGAAACCAATGCAGAGCGTATCTTTGGGACGCCTAATGTCTCTGCTTATCTCAAGGATGGCATCAACAACTATGTAGTTCAGGGCGAGCAAACTGCTGTCAATCCTGAATTAGTGGGCACCAAGGCAGCGGCACACTATATCTTGCAGCTTCCTGCTGGCGAGACACAAACCATCCAGCTCAGACTAAATCAAGTGGCTCCAGAGTTTGTCTCCACCCCTCCCTTGGGAGCTGAGTTTGAGCAGGTTTTTGGCGATCGCCAGCAGGAAGCCGATGAATTTTACCAACATGTCTGCTGTTTCACGCGATCGCCCGACTTACAAAACATTCAACGCCAAGCTTTTGCGGGCCTACTGTGGAGCAAACAATTCTACTACTACGTGGTGGATGAATGGCTGAAAAATGCGCCTGCTGAGCCATCTGCATCTCCAGAGCGGCTGAAAGGGAGAAACTCTGAGTGGATTCATTTATTTAATGATGACATTCTCTCGATGCCCGACAAGTGGGAGTATCCCTGGTTTGCGGCTTGGGATCTGGCCTTTCATGTGATTCCCATCGCCATGATTGATCCAGAACTAGCTAAATACCAACTGGATCGCCTGACACGAGAATGGTATATGCATCCCAACGGCCAACTCCCTGCGTATGAATGGGCGCTTGGCGATGTGAATCCACCCGTCCATGCTTGGGCAGCGTGGCGGATCTATAAGATTGAACAAAAACTCTATGGTCGAGCTGACCCACGTTTCCTAGAGCGGGTCTTTCAAAAGCTATTGCTCAATTTCACTTGGTGGGTGAACCGCAAAGATGCAGCGGGCAATAATGTTTTCCAAGGTGGCTTTCTCGGTCTAGACAACATTGGCGTGTTCGATCGCAGCTCCGAACTACCTACAGGGGGTCGCATTGACCAATCCGATGGCACCAGTTGGATGGGCATGTATAGCTTGCATATGTTAGCGATCGCCTTAGAGCTATCAAAATCCAATCCCATCTACGAAGATATTGCCAGCAAGTTCTTTGAGCACTTCCTCTACATTGCGGATGCCATGAACCGCCTAGGCAAAGAGGGAGCCTCGCTGTGGGATGAAGCAGACGGCTTTTACTATGACGTGCTCCATTTCCCAGATGGACATCAAGTGCGCTTAAAAGTTCGCTCTATTGTCGGTTTGATTCCTCTGTTTGCGGTAGAGCCGATCGAAGCTGAGATATTTGAGCAGTTTCCTGATTTTTGGAAGCGGACGGAGTGGTTTATTCGCAATCGTCCCGATCTGACACAAAATATTGCCTGTATGAAACGCCAAGGAGTCGGCGATCGCAGACTGTTAGCGATCGTCTATCGCGATAAACTGCGGCGGATTCTAGAGAAAATGCTGGACGAAAATGAATTCCTCAGCCCCTATGGCATTCGGGCGCTCTCCCGTTATCATGCGGAGCATCCTTATATTTTTGAGGCGCATGGTCAGCAACACCGTGTCGATTATGAGCCTGCTGAATCTACCAGTGCCTTGTTTGGGGGAAATTCCAATTGGCGCGGCCCAATTTGGTTTCCCATCAATTTCTTGCTAATCGAATCGCTGCAAAAGTTTCACCACTACCTGGGCGATGACTTCAAGGTGGAATGTCCTACAGGTTCGGGACAGTGGATGAACTTGTGGGAAGTCGCCAGCGAGATCTCTCAACGACTCATGCGGATTTTTGCCAAAGATGCCTCCGGTCGTCGCCCCGTCTACGGAGACACCGAGAAATTCCAAACCCACCCCCATTGGCAAGATCTGATTTTGTTCTATGAATACTTCCACGGAGACAATGGGGCTGGGATAGGCGCTAGCCACCAAACTGGCTGGACTGCTTTGATCGCTAAATTGATCCAGCAGGTTGAAGAGTACGAAGGTTAG
- a CDS encoding high light inducible protein produces MESRPSADLPTVANAYNGKDRNAFLFGWNPQAELWNGRLAMIGFLAYLLWDLNGYSVLRDVLHFLPQYIAR; encoded by the coding sequence ATGGAATCTCGTCCTTCTGCTGATCTACCTACCGTTGCTAACGCTTATAACGGAAAAGACCGTAACGCCTTCTTGTTTGGTTGGAATCCCCAAGCCGAGCTATGGAATGGTCGTCTAGCTATGATCGGTTTTTTGGCCTACCTACTGTGGGATTTGAATGGCTACAGCGTCCTACGTGATGTGCTTCACTTCTTGCCCCAGTACATCGCTCGCTAG